One genomic window of Tenacibaculum tangerinum includes the following:
- a CDS encoding energy transducer TonB, which translates to MKKYFVVVFLLSFINFYAQQEVCESPDESIVDLNSITKCTIEPVENSKEKGDRQIKVKISASKKRYLKKRVLRKEKAQAISSVNTLNVNEVSVSEGMELTGVDKIEETSDYKKNLARLTAKLSKEELSKAEKLFYVEKVPAFDKCKRVKKNERLDCFNIEMVKHINKHFHYPGEAVRNKIQGEVWVRFIIDKDGYVTNIKTLGPEGGEILNEEAKRVVSKLPRFEPGKNNGKRVAVKYGFPINFSLEE; encoded by the coding sequence ATGAAAAAGTACTTTGTAGTAGTTTTTTTGTTGTCGTTTATCAATTTTTATGCTCAACAAGAAGTATGCGAATCCCCAGATGAATCTATAGTTGATCTCAATAGCATTACAAAATGTACTATTGAGCCAGTTGAAAATTCTAAAGAAAAAGGAGATAGACAGATTAAAGTTAAAATATCTGCTAGTAAAAAGAGATACCTTAAGAAGAGGGTGTTGAGAAAAGAAAAGGCTCAAGCTATAAGTTCTGTTAATACTTTAAATGTTAATGAGGTTTCAGTTTCTGAAGGTATGGAGTTAACAGGAGTAGACAAAATAGAAGAAACTTCAGATTATAAAAAAAACTTAGCAAGACTAACTGCGAAGTTGTCGAAAGAAGAATTATCAAAAGCAGAAAAACTATTTTACGTAGAAAAAGTACCCGCTTTTGATAAGTGTAAGCGAGTAAAGAAAAATGAAAGGCTAGATTGTTTCAACATAGAAATGGTTAAGCATATTAATAAACATTTCCATTACCCAGGAGAGGCTGTAAGAAATAAAATTCAAGGAGAAGTTTGGGTTCGATTTATTATTGACAAAGATGGGTATGTAACTAACATAAAAACATTAGGTCCTGAAGGAGGAGAAATTCTTAATGAAGAAGCAAAAAGAGTAGTATCTAAATTACCACGCTTCGAACCAGGAAAAAATAACGGGAAACGTGTAGCTGTAAAGTATGGTTTCCCTATCAACTTTTCATTAGAAGAATAA
- a CDS encoding TonB-dependent receptor, whose product MLKKQLVMIVFTLAAITNYAQVKISGSVYDEYLEPFYNARISSGENIASSDEEGNFSIVLSSSTLPQTIVVSAFGFRSEEVTITSFDKKVNVVLKENLLLDQVVISASRVPERIIESPVTIERMGLSDIRKNTSNSFYDGLANLKGVNSREGSYGFKSINTRGFADFANTRFVQMVDGMDTAAQALSYSTGNFSGVSELDIQSVEILPGASSALYGANAYNGIMLLNTKNPFNHTGISTMIKSGYTSQETGGNNPFYDVAVRMGYKFNEAFAAKVNFSYFETEEWHANDLRNKEIDTNELIEGTVNSTPNYNGVNTYGDESYIDLILLDENIPWGTLLRKTGYTEAELIKNDFTSRNARFSGALYYRPFKNESLEIQFTSRLSLRDNLFQGISRLAQRGYYIGQHKLEVKGNNFYVRGYYTENDSGNSYDLTRTGGVLNNAANSFDYAIDFYDQRYNQGKSIEEARAFADRNRLVPNTSAFNTEFDRITKTLISDGGSKIYEKSSYTHLDGNYNFKSLLNNWADIQIGASYRNYNPESKGTLFNDKEEAVNIEEYGAYTQFQKKLFEERLKLTASIRYDKSDNFEGNYSPRFALNYALGEEKNHVLRASYQTGFRNPSIQEQYMFFSSQIKTNVGAVADNLSRISYPDSYYIRWDEQLGGYVFDTREVKGEELLNNSLLTRSVYFDTDTYTGDTYIETQYNELVPEVVKTFEVGYRSMFRLNNETNIDIDMNAFYSKHDNFVFYQDVTVPNGGEVYPYGNRQATAEELELPENRFSYVEDGVIVMNTAAYYAFSTGLVRDFTITTNANSQVESYGFGFGMHTKLFSNFDFGLNYNFIDFKYEDKDYGLFEPNFNTPKHTVKAQLGNENLFNNFGFGVSARWQDKYRWVSNFVKGDIPERTVIDAQLNYRIPSIKSRIKVGGTNLFGKEYYVAPGSGQIGQLYYVSWIINN is encoded by the coding sequence ATGTTAAAAAAACAATTAGTAATGATTGTTTTTACCTTGGCTGCTATTACAAATTATGCACAGGTAAAAATATCTGGTTCAGTATACGATGAATATTTAGAACCCTTCTATAATGCAAGAATTTCAAGTGGAGAAAATATTGCTTCGTCTGACGAAGAAGGTAATTTTTCAATCGTTTTGTCAAGTAGTACATTACCTCAAACAATAGTAGTTTCTGCTTTTGGCTTTAGATCAGAAGAAGTAACTATTACCTCTTTTGATAAAAAGGTAAATGTAGTTTTAAAAGAAAACTTATTATTAGATCAAGTGGTTATTTCGGCATCAAGAGTTCCTGAAAGAATTATAGAATCTCCGGTGACAATAGAAAGAATGGGTCTTTCAGATATAAGAAAAAATACCTCTAATTCCTTTTATGATGGTTTGGCTAACTTAAAAGGAGTTAATTCTAGAGAAGGCAGTTATGGATTCAAATCTATAAATACCAGAGGTTTTGCAGATTTTGCCAATACCCGTTTTGTGCAAATGGTCGATGGTATGGATACCGCTGCACAAGCGTTGAGTTATAGTACTGGGAATTTTTCGGGAGTTTCTGAATTAGATATTCAAAGTGTAGAAATTCTACCAGGAGCTTCTTCGGCTTTATATGGAGCTAACGCTTATAATGGTATTATGCTTTTGAATACTAAAAACCCTTTTAATCATACAGGTATTAGCACCATGATTAAAAGTGGGTATACAAGTCAAGAAACAGGAGGAAACAATCCTTTTTATGATGTTGCGGTAAGAATGGGATACAAGTTTAACGAAGCTTTTGCAGCTAAAGTGAATTTCTCATATTTTGAAACAGAAGAATGGCATGCAAATGATTTAAGAAATAAAGAAATTGATACCAACGAACTCATAGAAGGTACAGTAAATTCTACACCAAACTACAACGGAGTAAATACCTACGGAGACGAGTCTTACATTGATTTGATCTTATTAGATGAGAATATACCATGGGGTACTCTTTTAAGAAAAACGGGTTATACAGAAGCAGAGCTTATTAAAAATGATTTTACGTCTAGAAATGCTAGATTCTCAGGTGCTTTATACTACAGGCCGTTTAAAAATGAGTCTTTAGAAATACAATTCACTTCAAGGTTGTCGTTACGAGATAATCTCTTTCAAGGCATAAGCAGGTTAGCACAAAGAGGTTATTATATTGGGCAACACAAGTTAGAGGTTAAAGGAAATAACTTTTATGTTAGAGGTTACTATACAGAAAATGATTCAGGAAACTCTTACGATTTAACAAGAACAGGAGGTGTTTTAAATAACGCTGCTAACTCGTTTGATTATGCAATTGATTTTTACGATCAGAGATATAATCAAGGAAAATCAATAGAAGAAGCAAGAGCTTTTGCTGATAGGAATAGATTAGTACCAAATACAAGTGCTTTTAATACAGAGTTTGATAGAATAACAAAAACATTAATCTCAGATGGTGGAAGTAAAATTTATGAAAAAAGTTCTTACACACATTTAGATGGAAATTATAACTTTAAAAGTTTACTAAATAATTGGGCAGATATACAAATAGGAGCCTCTTATAGAAATTACAACCCTGAATCAAAAGGAACACTATTTAACGATAAAGAAGAGGCAGTAAATATAGAAGAGTATGGAGCATACACTCAATTTCAAAAGAAGCTTTTTGAAGAAAGGTTAAAGCTAACGGCATCTATACGTTACGATAAGTCAGATAATTTTGAAGGTAATTATTCACCTAGATTTGCGTTAAATTATGCTTTAGGAGAAGAGAAAAACCATGTGTTAAGAGCTTCATATCAAACAGGTTTCCGTAATCCTAGTATACAAGAGCAGTATATGTTTTTTAGTTCTCAAATTAAAACAAATGTAGGAGCTGTAGCAGATAACCTAAGCCGTATTTCTTACCCAGATAGCTATTACATAAGGTGGGACGAACAGCTAGGTGGATACGTATTTGACACCAGAGAGGTAAAAGGAGAAGAACTTCTCAACAACTCACTATTAACTAGAAGTGTTTACTTCGATACAGATACTTATACAGGAGATACTTATATAGAAACACAATACAACGAGTTGGTTCCTGAAGTAGTAAAAACATTTGAAGTAGGATATAGAAGTATGTTTCGTTTAAATAATGAAACAAACATAGATATAGATATGAACGCCTTCTACAGCAAACATGATAATTTTGTTTTTTATCAAGATGTTACAGTACCTAACGGAGGTGAAGTATACCCCTACGGAAATAGACAAGCAACAGCAGAAGAATTGGAATTACCTGAAAATAGGTTTTCTTACGTGGAAGATGGCGTAATTGTAATGAATACCGCAGCATATTATGCTTTTTCAACGGGCTTGGTTCGCGATTTTACAATCACCACTAATGCCAATTCACAGGTTGAATCGTACGGTTTTGGTTTTGGAATGCATACTAAGTTGTTTAGCAATTTTGATTTTGGTCTGAACTATAACTTTATCGATTTTAAATACGAGGATAAAGATTATGGACTATTTGAACCTAACTTTAATACACCAAAACACACGGTGAAAGCACAATTAGGTAATGAAAACTTGTTTAATAATTTTGGTTTTGGAGTAAGTGCTAGATGGCAAGATAAATACAGATGGGTTTCAAATTTCGTAAAAGGAGATATTCCTGAAAGAACTGTTATTGATGCTCAATTGAACTACCGAATACCTTCAATTAAATCGAGAATTAAGGTGGGAGGAACTAATTTATTTGGAAAAGAATATTATGTAGCTCCTGGATCAGGACAAATTGGTCAGTTGTATTATGTTTCTTGGATCATTAATAATTAA
- a CDS encoding TonB-dependent receptor: MAQKEADKKPLVILLNQIASEHGVQFNYNSDLVKEFFVDPIPTELSLEDKLKKLAAQTNLTFTRLDAQIIGISAPILVCGYLKDVTNNTPLIGATIQATTNYTITNNEGFFELKVGHISEKIHIRFIGYQTIDKLASDFASEKCTTVYLNEHHEFISNITINGYLIKGIDKTSNGYTTIDFSKFTLLPGLIETDVLQTVQALPGIQSVDETVSNITIRGGSNDQNLVLWDDIKMYQTGHFFGLISSFNPKITQTAQVINNGTDASYSNGVSGTISMKTNDKLQEIFNGSLSLNFINANFFADVPLGKKSSLQLAARRSIDDWIKTPTYHNYFKRVTQSTEIENNDKNVANSNQEFNFYDTSLRWLFMPTDKDIIRLNFILIDNSLTFDETAIFNSTTETKQSSLSQQSIAGGIHYHRKWNSKFSTTLHIYETDYTLKAVNANILDAQRFLQENIVSETGVKLQANYLKNKWKFNGGYDFVETQITNLNDVDNPRFVRLYANVIREHAVFGQTQYQNSNNNIILKPGIRINYIEKFNTFLIEPRLSIHKKLSNTFSLEVLGELKHQNVSQIINFQNDFLGIEKRRWQLSDNDSIPIIKSKQASLGVTYKKKQWLLDATAYYKNVEGITTQSQSFTTKYEFHKNKGSYDAFGVDFLVRKNFKRLNTWLSYSFIENTYSFDDLVEKQFPSNFDTTHSITLGSTYTTRLLNFSLGLNYTSGKPTSQPIVGNEIVDNEINFGDANSNRLSSYLRADASAMYKKEITESTSVDIGVSVWNLFDKKNTINNYYKEENNTAQKYARYSLGITPNFLLQLNF; the protein is encoded by the coding sequence TTGGCACAGAAAGAAGCTGATAAAAAGCCTCTTGTAATCCTCTTGAATCAAATTGCTAGCGAACACGGTGTTCAATTTAATTACAATAGCGACTTAGTTAAAGAGTTTTTTGTAGACCCTATTCCAACAGAACTTAGCTTGGAAGACAAACTCAAAAAACTAGCAGCACAAACTAATTTAACTTTCACTCGTTTAGATGCACAAATTATAGGAATTTCAGCTCCCATATTGGTTTGTGGTTACTTAAAAGATGTAACGAATAATACTCCTTTAATTGGAGCTACTATACAAGCAACTACTAATTATACTATTACTAACAATGAGGGGTTTTTTGAGCTTAAAGTTGGTCATATCTCTGAAAAAATACACATCCGTTTTATAGGCTATCAAACAATTGATAAGCTGGCAAGCGATTTTGCTTCTGAAAAATGTACTACCGTTTATTTAAATGAACACCATGAGTTTATTTCTAATATTACTATAAACGGATACTTGATTAAAGGAATTGACAAAACTAGTAACGGTTATACTACAATCGATTTTTCAAAATTCACATTACTTCCTGGTTTAATTGAAACTGATGTATTGCAAACCGTACAGGCCTTACCCGGTATTCAAAGCGTAGATGAAACCGTTTCAAACATTACCATTAGAGGGGGTTCGAACGATCAAAACCTCGTTTTGTGGGATGATATAAAAATGTATCAAACTGGACATTTTTTTGGACTCATCTCTAGTTTTAATCCGAAAATTACACAAACTGCTCAGGTAATTAACAACGGTACAGATGCTTCTTATTCTAATGGAGTTTCGGGAACCATCAGTATGAAAACCAACGATAAATTACAAGAAATATTTAACGGAAGTTTGAGCCTAAACTTTATCAATGCCAATTTTTTTGCAGATGTTCCCTTGGGTAAAAAATCTTCACTTCAACTAGCCGCTCGTAGATCTATTGACGACTGGATAAAAACCCCAACATATCATAATTATTTTAAACGCGTTACTCAAAGTACAGAGATAGAAAACAACGATAAAAATGTTGCAAATTCTAATCAAGAATTTAACTTTTACGACACCTCGTTACGATGGTTATTTATGCCCACCGACAAAGATATTATTCGTTTAAATTTTATTTTAATTGATAACAGCTTAACTTTTGATGAAACTGCCATTTTTAACTCTACAACAGAAACTAAACAAAGTAGCTTGTCACAGCAGAGTATTGCTGGTGGTATTCATTATCATCGAAAATGGAATTCGAAATTTAGTACAACTCTGCATATTTACGAAACCGACTATACGTTAAAAGCCGTTAATGCTAATATTTTAGACGCACAACGTTTTCTACAAGAAAATATAGTTTCTGAAACAGGTGTTAAACTCCAAGCAAACTACCTTAAAAACAAATGGAAATTCAATGGTGGTTATGATTTTGTGGAAACTCAAATAACCAATCTTAACGATGTTGACAATCCTAGGTTTGTGAGGTTATATGCTAATGTTATTAGAGAACATGCTGTTTTCGGACAAACCCAATATCAAAATTCAAATAACAATATTATTCTAAAGCCAGGGATTAGAATTAATTACATCGAAAAATTTAACACTTTTCTTATCGAACCAAGACTGAGCATTCACAAAAAACTAAGCAACACATTTTCTTTAGAAGTTTTAGGAGAATTAAAGCATCAAAATGTTTCACAAATTATCAACTTCCAGAATGATTTCTTAGGCATAGAAAAACGCAGATGGCAATTATCAGATAACGATAGCATACCTATCATTAAAAGTAAACAGGCTTCATTGGGAGTTACTTATAAAAAGAAGCAATGGCTTTTAGATGCAACTGCTTACTACAAAAATGTTGAGGGGATTACAACCCAAAGTCAAAGTTTTACCACCAAATACGAGTTTCATAAAAACAAAGGAAGTTATGATGCTTTTGGTGTTGATTTTTTAGTACGTAAAAACTTTAAAAGGCTCAACACTTGGTTAAGTTATTCTTTTATTGAAAATACGTACTCGTTTGATGATTTAGTAGAAAAACAGTTTCCTAGTAATTTTGACACCACACACTCTATAACTTTAGGAAGTACCTACACCACCCGATTACTTAATTTTTCGCTAGGATTGAATTATACTTCTGGTAAACCTACTTCTCAACCCATAGTGGGTAATGAAATTGTTGATAATGAAATTAATTTTGGTGATGCTAATAGTAACAGACTAAGTAGTTATTTAAGAGCAGATGCCTCGGCTATGTACAAAAAAGAAATAACTGAGAGTACAAGTGTAGATATTGGTGTTTCTGTGTGGAACTTATTTGATAAAAAAAATACTATTAACAACTATTACAAAGAAGAAAACAATACTGCTCAAAAGTATGCTCGTTACTCATTGGGTATTACTCCAAACTTTTTATTACAATTAAATTTTTAG